A single genomic interval of Desulfovibrio sp. harbors:
- a CDS encoding LysO family transporter yields the protein MFIAMGLMFLGIAVGLLLRGRPLAAKLARCVTPAIMLLLFALGISVGGNTTLMANLPKLGGAAVVLTVSAIAGSIACVLCIRRFFRQPPEPDALTTPPDTGGQTGAPSSSSRVSRASRASHASQEDSQA from the coding sequence GTGTTTATCGCCATGGGCCTCATGTTTCTGGGTATTGCCGTGGGCCTTCTGCTGCGCGGCAGGCCTCTGGCCGCCAAACTCGCGCGCTGCGTCACCCCGGCCATCATGCTGCTGCTCTTTGCCCTCGGCATTTCCGTGGGCGGCAACACCACCCTCATGGCGAACCTGCCCAAACTGGGCGGCGCTGCTGTTGTGCTCACCGTAAGCGCTATTGCGGGCTCTATTGCCTGCGTGCTCTGCATCCGCCGTTTTTTCCGCCAACCGCCGGAACCCGACGCCCTCACCACGCCCCCTGACACCGGGGGCCAGACGGGCGCGCCGTCTTCTTCCAGCCGTGTCAGCCGTGCCAGCCGTGCCAGCCATGCCAGCCAGGAGGACTCACAGGCATGA
- a CDS encoding DUF4910 domain-containing protein, with product MPNLHSFLQRLFPICRSITGNGVRQTLSILKEELPGLQMHEVPSGSQVFDWTVPDEWNITEARLTGPDGEIIADFSHCNLHVVGYSEPVDLMLSLEDLQEHLYSRPDLPEAIPYVTSYYARRWGFCLKHSVREKLKPGMYHAVIKSTLAPGHLTYGELVLPGHSEKEVFLSTYVCHPSMANNELSGPVVALALARWLQTAPRRYTYRFVFVPETIGSITYLSKNYLQLRERVVAGFNLTCLGDDRAYSYLPSRKGNTLADKAALHVLQHFAPDFVRYTFHDRGSDERQYCSPGIDLPLCSVMRTKYHVFPEYHTSLDDCSLVTEQGLQGGFEIMRKVLAAIEENATYQCKVLCEPQLGKRGLYPTLSTRYSCTEQVDLMMDLLAYADGTMSLLDEAEIVGADVFRCSDVMRQLEEQGVVIRKMDD from the coding sequence ATGCCAAATCTGCACAGTTTTCTCCAACGGCTTTTCCCCATTTGCCGGAGCATCACCGGTAATGGCGTTCGGCAGACTCTTTCCATACTCAAGGAAGAGCTGCCGGGCCTGCAAATGCATGAAGTTCCTTCAGGCAGTCAGGTGTTCGACTGGACAGTGCCCGATGAGTGGAACATCACCGAAGCACGGCTGACAGGCCCCGACGGCGAAATTATCGCCGATTTTTCTCACTGCAATCTGCATGTGGTGGGCTACTCCGAGCCAGTGGATCTCATGCTGTCCCTTGAGGATTTGCAGGAGCATCTCTACTCCCGCCCGGATCTGCCAGAGGCCATCCCCTACGTAACGTCCTATTACGCCCGGCGCTGGGGCTTCTGCCTCAAGCACAGCGTGCGCGAGAAGCTCAAACCGGGCATGTACCATGCGGTGATCAAGTCCACGCTCGCACCCGGCCATCTCACGTATGGCGAGCTGGTATTGCCCGGCCACAGCGAGAAGGAAGTTTTTCTTTCCACCTATGTGTGCCACCCCTCCATGGCCAATAATGAGCTTTCCGGCCCTGTGGTGGCCCTGGCCCTGGCGCGCTGGCTGCAAACCGCGCCGCGCCGCTATACGTACCGATTTGTTTTTGTGCCGGAAACCATCGGCTCCATTACCTATCTCAGCAAAAATTATCTGCAGTTGCGCGAGCGGGTGGTGGCCGGGTTCAACCTGACCTGCCTTGGAGACGACCGCGCCTATTCCTATCTGCCGAGCCGCAAGGGCAACACCCTGGCAGACAAGGCGGCCCTGCACGTGCTGCAACATTTTGCCCCGGACTTTGTGCGGTACACCTTTCATGACAGGGGCAGCGACGAGCGGCAGTACTGCTCGCCAGGAATCGATCTGCCCCTGTGCAGCGTCATGCGCACCAAGTACCATGTCTTTCCCGAGTACCACACGTCGCTGGACGACTGCTCGCTGGTCACGGAACAAGGACTTCAGGGCGGCTTTGAAATAATGCGCAAAGTGCTCGCAGCTATTGAAGAAAACGCGACGTACCAGTGCAAGGTTCTGTGCGAACCGCAACTGGGCAAGCGGGGGCTGTACCCCACGCTGAGCACCAGATATTCCTGTACCGAGCAGGTCGATCTCATGATGGATCTGCTGGCCTACGCCGACGGAACCATGAGCTTGCTGGACGAAGCCGAAATCGTGGGCGCGGATGTTTTTCGGTGCAGCGACGTCATGCGGCAGCTTGAAGAACAGGGCGTGGTGATCCGAAAAATGGATGACTGA
- a CDS encoding lysine exporter LysO family protein produces the protein MKGSLVILFFFGAGVLLARMGFIPDYFIEHDMTLYMLWLLMILVGISMGSDRRLGEMLRSLRPRVLLLPLATTVGTFAGTALVSLFLVYSAAECMAVGAGFAYYSLSSIFITQYKGPELGTIALISNILRELFTLLFTPLLVRYMGPIAAISCGGASTVDTTLPVITRYAGNQWVFISIVHALVLDFSVPFWVTFFCSI, from the coding sequence ATGAAAGGCAGCCTCGTCATCCTGTTTTTTTTCGGCGCTGGCGTACTGCTGGCCCGCATGGGCTTTATCCCCGACTACTTCATTGAACACGACATGACGCTCTACATGCTGTGGCTGCTCATGATCCTTGTGGGCATCTCAATGGGGTCGGACAGACGGCTTGGCGAAATGCTGCGCAGCCTGCGGCCCCGTGTGCTGCTGCTCCCCCTGGCCACCACGGTGGGCACCTTTGCCGGAACAGCCCTTGTCAGCCTTTTTCTCGTGTACAGCGCTGCCGAATGCATGGCTGTGGGCGCGGGATTTGCCTACTATTCGCTTTCTTCCATCTTCATCACGCAATACAAGGGGCCGGAGCTGGGAACCATTGCCCTTATCAGCAATATTCTGCGCGAACTCTTCACCCTGCTCTTCACGCCGCTGCTGGTGCGCTATATGGGCCCTATTGCGGCCATCAGCTGCGGCGGCGCTTCCACTGTCGATACCACCCTGCCAGTCATTACCCGCTACGCCGGAAACCAGTGGGTGTTCATATCCATTGTGCACGCCCTTGTGCTGGACTTCAGCGTGCCCTTCTGGGTGACGTTTTTTTGCAGCATTTGA
- a CDS encoding DVU0298 family protein, producing the protein MARMRSAKQKLKDTINSPEWRSHLDEIAKGGLENVGPLFSFLLLGPQTMHRAAAALGQVTARLAETQPEAAKNIIRRLMWHLNEESGNIGWGIPNAFAEILAASAPLAKDFHRILISYIIDLGHDDNFCDHDILRRSCYWGIGRLAQARPEMCLGARKWLLKGLEDQDVICRGMAAWALSQLPPDLMDAPALRRLADAGLEEQCELFDGNDVYEKSVSQIARDALEKLAA; encoded by the coding sequence ATGGCCCGCATGCGCTCAGCCAAACAAAAACTGAAAGATACCATCAACAGTCCGGAATGGCGCAGCCATCTTGACGAAATAGCCAAGGGCGGCCTTGAAAACGTGGGCCCGCTGTTTTCTTTTCTCTTGCTCGGCCCGCAAACCATGCACCGCGCCGCCGCGGCTCTGGGGCAGGTAACGGCCCGGCTTGCCGAAACACAGCCCGAGGCCGCCAAAAACATCATCCGCCGCCTCATGTGGCACCTCAATGAAGAATCCGGCAATATCGGTTGGGGCATCCCCAATGCCTTTGCCGAAATTCTGGCCGCCAGCGCCCCCCTTGCCAAGGATTTTCACCGCATTCTTATTTCCTACATCATTGACCTTGGTCATGACGACAATTTTTGCGACCACGACATCCTGCGGCGCTCCTGCTACTGGGGCATAGGCCGACTTGCGCAGGCACGGCCGGAGATGTGCCTTGGCGCGCGAAAATGGCTGCTCAAGGGACTGGAAGACCAGGATGTCATCTGCCGGGGCATGGCCGCCTGGGCCCTGAGCCAGTTGCCCCCCGACCTTATGGACGCCCCCGCCCTGCGCCGCCTGGCTGACGCCGGGCTTGAAGAACAGTGCGAACTCTTTGACGGCAATGACGTGTATGAAAAAAGCGTCAGCCAGATAGCCCGCGACGCGCTGGAAAAACTCGCGGCCTGA